A stretch of the Microbacterium sp. NC79 genome encodes the following:
- a CDS encoding LysR family transcriptional regulator yields MNAEPDLAGLRALVLVAEEGSISAASRRLNVSQQSVSLRIRALETQLDVRLLSRSPRGSQLSPTGILIVEWAGDVLRAADSFAAAVTSLRAAGKTAVRIAASLTIAEHLVPGWIAAWRGTVGADGAVAQLQATNSQDVIARVRAGEVELGFIETPDVPHDLGSVVVGTDTVEIVVARDHPWDRAGAVALTELTETPLVVRESGSGTRRALEAALEARGLQMHAEPALTASTTLAVRSAVMAGVGPAALSSLAVRDDVVAGRLVTVAVDGFTIRRPLTAIWLGKTPPPLVRDFLQVVAESSS; encoded by the coding sequence ATGAACGCGGAACCAGATCTTGCGGGTCTGCGTGCGCTCGTGTTGGTTGCCGAAGAGGGGAGTATCTCGGCGGCCAGTCGGCGGTTGAATGTGTCTCAACAGTCGGTATCTCTGCGAATTCGGGCGCTTGAGACCCAGCTGGATGTACGTTTGTTGTCGCGTTCGCCCCGGGGTTCGCAGCTGTCGCCGACCGGAATTCTAATCGTTGAGTGGGCGGGTGATGTGCTGCGGGCGGCAGATTCTTTTGCCGCTGCGGTGACGTCGTTGCGCGCGGCGGGGAAGACAGCGGTGCGCATTGCGGCGAGCCTGACGATTGCTGAGCATCTGGTTCCGGGGTGGATTGCGGCCTGGCGTGGCACCGTCGGCGCCGACGGTGCGGTCGCTCAGTTGCAGGCGACGAATAGCCAGGATGTCATTGCCCGCGTGCGTGCTGGCGAAGTCGAACTCGGATTCATCGAGACGCCTGATGTGCCCCATGATCTCGGGTCGGTTGTTGTCGGTACGGACACCGTGGAGATCGTCGTCGCGCGCGACCACCCGTGGGATCGCGCCGGTGCTGTCGCACTGACCGAACTCACCGAGACACCGCTCGTTGTCCGTGAAAGCGGTAGCGGAACCCGACGCGCCCTCGAGGCGGCACTGGAAGCTCGTGGACTCCAGATGCACGCGGAACCTGCACTCACCGCATCGACGACGCTGGCGGTTCGTAGTGCCGTGATGGCGGGTGTGGGTCCGGCGGCGCTCAGTTCGCTGGCGGTGCGCGACGATGTGGTGGCGGGCCGGTTGGTCACTGTCGCCGTTGATGGTTTCACGATCCGTCGCCCCCTCACGGCGATTTGGCTCGGCAAGACCCCGCCGCCCCTCGTGCGGGACTTCTTGCAGGTGGTCGCTGAGTCTTCATCGTGA
- a CDS encoding YeiH family protein, producing MTDSSATPETETAAPDPTTSRSLNERVETNHPDSVQSAGGTTAPAPSLWSRIAKYIPGVAVCAVAAAAAYGVSAIFPGVSAMLVAILLGILVTNIAPLPAVTQPGVTFSAKKLLRIGIVFLGIQLVLGDIISLGAPMLLVVVAIVTIGLFGTVWLGKLLKIKSNLALLIGCGFSICGAAAVAGASGVTDPNDENEEDTVTAVALVVLFGTLMIAIVPAVVGLLDLSPRIAGMWAGGATHEVAQVVAIGGIIGGGALAAAVVVKLARVLLRGPVIAILSVRQRRIARASGEEAAGAKIPRSFRSSS from the coding sequence ATGACCGACAGTTCCGCCACCCCCGAAACAGAAACCGCTGCCCCCGATCCGACCACCTCGCGGTCGTTGAACGAGCGCGTCGAGACGAACCACCCCGACTCGGTGCAGTCGGCGGGCGGAACCACGGCACCGGCCCCGTCACTGTGGTCGCGCATTGCGAAGTACATCCCGGGTGTCGCGGTCTGCGCTGTCGCGGCGGCAGCGGCATACGGAGTCAGCGCCATTTTCCCGGGTGTCAGCGCGATGCTCGTCGCGATTCTGCTCGGAATCCTCGTCACCAATATCGCACCGCTGCCCGCCGTCACCCAACCTGGCGTTACGTTCTCGGCGAAGAAGCTCCTCCGCATCGGCATCGTCTTCCTCGGCATCCAACTCGTGCTCGGCGACATCATCAGCCTCGGCGCCCCCATGCTGCTCGTGGTCGTCGCGATCGTCACGATCGGACTCTTCGGAACCGTGTGGCTCGGCAAACTGCTCAAGATCAAGAGCAACCTCGCACTCCTCATCGGCTGCGGATTCTCGATCTGCGGTGCCGCCGCGGTCGCCGGCGCCTCAGGCGTCACCGACCCCAACGACGAAAACGAAGAAGACACCGTCACCGCCGTCGCCCTCGTCGTGCTGTTCGGCACGCTCATGATCGCGATCGTCCCGGCCGTCGTCGGACTCCTCGACCTGAGCCCCCGCATCGCGGGAATGTGGGCGGGCGGCGCCACCCACGAAGTCGCCCAGGTCGTCGCGATCGGCGGCATCATCGGCGGCGGCGCACTCGCTGCTGCCGTCGTCGTCAAACTCGCCCGCGTGCTGCTGCGCGGCCCGGTCATCGCGATCCTCAGCGTGCGCCAGCGCCGCATCGCCCGCGCCTCGGGAGAGGAAGCCGCCGGCGCGAAAATCCCCCGATCGTTCCGCTCTTCGTCATAG
- a CDS encoding MepB family protein, producing MQFESYEAYAAATRTPVQVAPEPQNSDYESGSAVIGEEVWHIRTARTTPTKPGAFVAFWRRDDNGETAPFPSTDASAGLLVFVAQGNNRGVFRFTRDHLAQLGITSAPTRAGKRGFRVYPSWCTDLNPQATRSQRTQAPAFETY from the coding sequence GTGCAGTTCGAGTCATATGAGGCATATGCCGCCGCAACACGGACGCCCGTGCAGGTGGCTCCGGAACCACAAAACAGCGACTACGAGTCGGGCTCGGCTGTCATCGGCGAAGAGGTGTGGCACATCCGCACCGCGAGAACCACACCCACCAAGCCCGGCGCCTTCGTCGCATTCTGGCGACGTGACGACAACGGTGAGACGGCTCCGTTTCCGAGCACCGACGCCTCTGCCGGGCTCCTCGTCTTTGTAGCGCAAGGCAACAATCGCGGCGTGTTCCGCTTCACTCGCGACCACCTCGCGCAGCTCGGAATCACATCAGCACCCACACGAGCAGGAAAGCGCGGATTCCGCGTCTACCCGAGCTGGTGCACCGACCTCAACCCACAAGCAACCCGTAGCCAACGCACCCAAGCGCCCGCGTTCGAAACATACTAG
- a CDS encoding malate synthase G → MTDSTTTRTAYLTRADLAVAPEIADFAESTLATFGLDADAFWQGAAAIVRDLTPRNVELLAKRDELQQQIDDFHRANPGQPEPQAYRAFLTSIGYLVEQPADAQISTANVDPEIATSAGPQLVVPLLNARFALNAANARWGSLYDALYGTDAISQEGDLAPGATYNVVRGAAVIARGRELLDLAAPLAQGSHADATGYAVDATGALVVQTATGSTALADPSAFVGYTGAADAPASVLLKHHGLHLEIVIDRAGGIGATDAAGVQDIVVESAITTIIDLEDSVAAVDAEDKALGYRNWRGLMDGTLSETLEKGGRTITRVMAPDRSYVTPTGETLTLPGRSVLFIRNVGHLMRTDAVLDAQGEPVFEGVLDAIMTVLGALPDLRGDRAGANSRAGSVYIVKPKMHGPEEAAFAAELFGRVEELLGLAPNTVKIGIMDEERRTSANLAACIAAASERVVFINTGFLDRTGDEIHTSIHAGIFPPKSVIKSRPFMQTYEDRNVAIGLETGLDGRAQIGKGMWAMPDLMHDMVEQKIGHVRSGASTAWVPSPTAATLHALHYHQVDAFAQRAGITFDPASLESLLTVPLASPSDLSAEVIATELDNNVQSILGYVVRWIDQGVGCSKVPDINGVALMEDRATLRISSQLLANWLTHGVISEADVDASLRRLAPVVDGQNAGDASYEALIAGEEPGIAFAAARRLIIEGAAQPNGYTEPILHEMRKEKKSRG, encoded by the coding sequence GTGACCGACTCCACCACCACCCGCACCGCCTACCTGACACGTGCCGACCTTGCTGTCGCGCCGGAAATTGCCGACTTCGCGGAGTCGACGCTGGCCACATTCGGCCTCGATGCCGACGCGTTCTGGCAGGGGGCAGCGGCGATCGTCCGCGATCTCACGCCCCGCAACGTTGAGCTTCTCGCGAAGCGCGATGAGCTGCAACAGCAGATTGACGACTTCCACCGCGCCAACCCGGGTCAGCCCGAGCCGCAGGCCTATCGCGCCTTCCTGACGAGCATCGGCTACCTCGTCGAGCAGCCTGCTGACGCGCAGATTTCCACTGCCAACGTCGACCCGGAGATCGCAACCTCCGCTGGCCCGCAGCTCGTGGTTCCGCTGCTCAATGCCCGCTTTGCCCTCAACGCCGCTAACGCTCGCTGGGGTTCGCTCTATGACGCGCTGTACGGCACCGACGCGATTTCGCAGGAGGGTGACCTGGCCCCCGGTGCCACGTACAACGTCGTGCGTGGTGCCGCGGTTATTGCCCGCGGGCGTGAACTGCTCGACCTGGCGGCGCCGCTTGCGCAGGGTTCGCACGCTGACGCCACGGGATATGCGGTTGACGCAACCGGTGCGCTGGTGGTGCAGACGGCTACCGGATCCACCGCTTTGGCTGATCCGTCGGCTTTCGTTGGCTACACGGGTGCGGCTGACGCGCCGGCTTCCGTGCTGCTTAAGCACCACGGCCTGCACCTGGAGATCGTGATTGACCGTGCCGGTGGCATTGGCGCAACCGACGCTGCTGGCGTGCAAGACATTGTCGTGGAGTCGGCGATCACGACGATCATCGACCTGGAGGACTCGGTTGCCGCCGTCGACGCCGAAGACAAGGCGCTCGGATACCGCAACTGGCGCGGCCTGATGGATGGCACGCTCAGTGAGACCCTCGAAAAGGGCGGTCGCACGATCACGCGTGTGATGGCTCCGGACCGTTCGTATGTCACGCCGACGGGTGAGACGCTGACGTTGCCTGGCCGTTCGGTGCTGTTCATCCGCAACGTAGGGCACCTGATGCGCACGGATGCAGTGCTTGACGCCCAGGGCGAGCCGGTATTTGAAGGTGTGCTTGACGCGATTATGACTGTGCTCGGTGCGCTGCCTGACCTGCGCGGTGACCGTGCAGGTGCGAACTCGCGCGCTGGTTCGGTGTACATCGTGAAGCCGAAAATGCACGGACCGGAGGAAGCCGCTTTCGCCGCTGAGCTGTTCGGTCGTGTCGAAGAGCTATTGGGCCTGGCACCCAACACGGTGAAGATCGGCATCATGGACGAAGAGCGTCGCACATCGGCCAACCTTGCCGCGTGCATCGCTGCCGCGTCGGAGCGCGTGGTGTTTATCAACACCGGATTCTTGGACCGCACGGGTGACGAAATTCACACCTCGATTCACGCGGGCATCTTCCCGCCCAAGTCGGTCATCAAGTCGCGTCCGTTCATGCAGACGTATGAAGACCGCAACGTGGCGATCGGGCTTGAGACGGGTCTCGACGGACGCGCTCAGATCGGTAAGGGCATGTGGGCAATGCCCGACCTCATGCACGACATGGTGGAACAGAAGATCGGTCACGTCCGTTCGGGGGCATCGACCGCCTGGGTTCCGTCGCCGACCGCGGCAACGTTGCACGCACTGCACTACCACCAGGTGGATGCGTTTGCGCAGCGCGCTGGCATCACGTTTGACCCGGCCTCCCTCGAGTCGCTGTTGACGGTTCCGCTCGCTTCGCCTTCGGACCTTTCTGCCGAAGTCATCGCGACGGAGCTCGACAACAATGTGCAGTCGATTCTGGGATACGTCGTGCGGTGGATCGACCAGGGTGTTGGCTGCTCGAAGGTGCCCGACATCAACGGTGTGGCGCTCATGGAAGACCGCGCGACGCTACGCATCTCGAGCCAGCTGTTGGCGAACTGGCTGACGCACGGTGTGATTTCTGAGGCTGACGTTGACGCGAGCCTGCGTCGGCTGGCGCCGGTCGTTGACGGTCAGAATGCTGGGGATGCGTCGTATGAGGCGCTGATCGCCGGCGAAGAGCCGGGTATCGCGTTTGCGGCGGCTCGTCGGTTGATCATCGAGGGCGCAGCACAGCCCAACGGTTACACCGAGCCGATCCTGCACGAAATGCGCAAGGAAAAGAAGTCGCGCGGATGA
- a CDS encoding heme-binding protein — protein sequence MTLYRQTASISYETATRAIAIAMEVGARAGIRPVISIADPSMTLVAYGMADGATPHSAETSRRKAATSASTRKRSALIPEALVTKLALGTGNLLTAVDGGMPIYFGDVHVGGLGVAGGTPAQDAEVALETLRLLGARSEGEML from the coding sequence ATGACGCTGTATCGCCAGACCGCATCCATCTCGTACGAAACCGCAACGCGCGCAATCGCGATCGCGATGGAGGTGGGAGCGAGGGCCGGCATCCGCCCGGTGATCTCGATCGCTGACCCGAGCATGACTCTTGTCGCATACGGTATGGCTGACGGGGCGACCCCCCACAGCGCCGAAACCAGCCGTCGCAAAGCCGCGACGTCTGCCTCGACCCGCAAACGTTCCGCACTTATTCCAGAGGCACTCGTCACCAAGCTTGCGCTCGGCACGGGCAATTTACTCACGGCCGTCGATGGGGGCATGCCGATCTACTTCGGCGACGTGCATGTCGGTGGCTTGGGCGTCGCAGGCGGAACCCCCGCACAAGACGCCGAGGTTGCCCTGGAAACTCTTCGCCTCCTGGGCGCACGATCTGAAGGAGAAATGTTGTGA
- a CDS encoding IclR family transcriptional regulator, translating into MSSVPPAGSVQSITRAFALLEAIAEAENGLPLAIAAEKAGLAVPTAHRILGTMHALGYVRQTDKRRYALGAGLIGLGRRAVPPLADLANPLLERLEEEFHETANLAVLDGDLVLYVAQTPSRHRMRMFTEIGRRVLPHSTGVGKAMLSTMPEDRVRSLVSRTGLPRFTPATLVTADEFIADLRVAKRRGFAADDSEQEVGVRCIAVAVPGLEQPTALSVSGPTTRITSAIVPQVVKALTEAAAELRTAALTQQS; encoded by the coding sequence ATGTCGTCTGTGCCCCCAGCCGGGTCTGTCCAGTCCATCACCCGCGCATTTGCCCTCCTCGAGGCGATTGCAGAAGCCGAAAACGGTCTGCCGCTGGCCATCGCCGCGGAAAAGGCCGGGCTCGCCGTACCCACCGCGCATAGGATTCTCGGGACCATGCACGCGCTGGGGTATGTGCGTCAGACGGACAAGCGCCGGTACGCCCTTGGTGCGGGACTCATCGGGCTCGGTCGGCGAGCGGTGCCACCATTGGCCGACCTCGCCAACCCCCTGCTGGAACGGCTGGAAGAAGAATTTCACGAGACCGCGAATCTTGCCGTTCTCGACGGCGACCTCGTTCTCTACGTGGCCCAGACGCCATCACGTCATCGCATGCGGATGTTCACCGAAATCGGCCGGCGAGTCTTGCCGCACTCCACGGGAGTTGGCAAAGCGATGCTCTCAACAATGCCCGAGGACCGTGTTCGCAGCTTGGTATCTCGAACGGGGCTACCCCGCTTCACTCCGGCAACCCTGGTGACAGCCGATGAGTTCATCGCCGACCTTCGCGTCGCCAAGCGACGCGGGTTTGCTGCCGACGACAGTGAGCAAGAAGTCGGCGTGCGCTGCATCGCGGTCGCTGTGCCTGGGCTCGAGCAGCCAACGGCACTGTCTGTTTCAGGGCCAACGACGCGCATCACCAGCGCCATTGTTCCGCAAGTCGTGAAGGCTCTTACCGAAGCCGCCGCAGAGCTTCGAACCGCAGCCCTCACTCAACAGTCGTGA
- a CDS encoding isochorismatase family protein, with translation MTLFDPATTAIVSIDLQEANLTSHHEPNSPRDVLDRSLRLFSAARAAGSLIVHVRTSFLPNEKDSLAPMQIEKMRPLNPVREPRWDELVAEVAPLPNEPVIIKRSWNAFHGSDLDVQLRRHGIKTVVMVGMSTNYGVEGTARAAYENYYNVVFANEAMSAITTAGHDYSVSTIFPLIGRVRSVDEIEAAFAGRAE, from the coding sequence GTGACCCTCTTTGACCCAGCCACCACGGCAATTGTTTCCATTGACCTGCAGGAAGCAAACCTGACCAGCCACCACGAGCCCAACAGCCCACGTGACGTTCTTGACCGCTCGCTGCGCTTGTTCTCTGCGGCGCGCGCCGCAGGGTCGCTCATCGTGCACGTTCGTACGAGTTTCCTTCCGAACGAGAAGGACTCCCTCGCGCCGATGCAGATTGAGAAGATGCGCCCGCTGAACCCGGTGCGTGAGCCGCGGTGGGATGAGCTGGTCGCCGAGGTTGCTCCGCTTCCGAACGAACCGGTCATCATCAAGCGCTCGTGGAATGCCTTCCACGGTTCTGACCTTGACGTGCAGTTGCGACGCCACGGTATCAAGACGGTCGTCATGGTTGGTATGTCGACGAACTACGGCGTCGAAGGTACTGCTCGTGCGGCGTACGAGAACTACTACAACGTCGTATTCGCTAATGAGGCGATGTCTGCTATCACGACGGCTGGTCACGACTACAGCGTGTCGACGATCTTCCCGCTGATCGGGCGCGTGCGCTCCGTTGACGAGATCGAGGCGGCGTTCGCCGGGCGCGCCGAGTAA
- a CDS encoding FAD-binding oxidoreductase gives MSTTNIAVIGGGIAGVTTAFHLARRGATVTVIDDGGFGQATAASAGIIAPWVSKSDGDFYAAYAAGGNYYPEFLSQLEALGIPELGYRRSGALMVDVDAEGIEAEYERIVSRVRDAGDVAGEVKRVAGDDVQSLFPALASGLTGLLVTGGGRVDGRILRDAALTGAIAHGARHLVDAVIGLEQTQTGWSVKTTTGTTMFDAVVVAAGARVMDIFDRLDMRIGVTPQRGQIVHLHLRGVNTSPWPTVHPLGDHYMTPFDGGRIAVGATRETGSGFDPRVTAAGQMSVLQKALELAPGLGEATLVETRVGIRPMGDDHMPVVGRVPGRDGLWVASGYGAGGLTMGPLLGDAVARDVMGDAAPELAPFAMPAESVS, from the coding sequence ATGAGCACGACAAACATCGCCGTTATCGGCGGCGGTATCGCCGGAGTTACAACCGCTTTCCACCTCGCTCGTCGAGGCGCAACGGTCACGGTTATCGACGACGGTGGCTTCGGACAGGCGACAGCGGCTAGCGCTGGCATCATCGCGCCATGGGTGTCGAAGTCGGATGGCGACTTCTACGCAGCATACGCCGCTGGCGGAAACTACTACCCCGAATTCCTGTCTCAGCTCGAAGCCCTGGGAATCCCTGAACTCGGTTACCGTCGCTCGGGCGCCCTCATGGTCGACGTCGATGCGGAAGGTATCGAAGCTGAGTATGAGCGCATCGTTTCCCGCGTGCGTGATGCCGGTGACGTTGCCGGTGAGGTTAAACGTGTTGCGGGCGATGACGTGCAGAGCCTTTTCCCCGCACTCGCTTCTGGCCTGACGGGGTTACTGGTCACCGGTGGCGGGCGTGTCGACGGCCGCATCCTGCGAGATGCCGCGCTGACCGGCGCCATTGCGCACGGTGCGCGCCACCTCGTTGACGCGGTCATCGGGTTGGAGCAAACGCAAACGGGCTGGAGTGTCAAGACAACCACGGGCACGACGATGTTCGATGCCGTTGTGGTCGCTGCGGGCGCTCGCGTGATGGACATTTTTGACCGGCTCGACATGCGAATTGGCGTGACTCCGCAGCGCGGGCAGATCGTGCACCTGCACTTGCGTGGCGTAAACACGTCCCCGTGGCCGACTGTTCATCCCCTTGGCGATCACTACATGACTCCATTTGATGGCGGCCGTATCGCTGTCGGCGCTACTCGCGAGACGGGCAGCGGATTCGACCCGCGCGTTACCGCGGCTGGTCAGATGTCGGTGTTGCAGAAGGCATTGGAACTCGCACCCGGCCTCGGCGAGGCAACCCTCGTGGAAACCCGCGTCGGCATTCGACCGATGGGCGACGACCACATGCCCGTCGTCGGACGGGTACCCGGGCGCGATGGCCTGTGGGTTGCTTCCGGGTACGGCGCCGGTGGACTCACCATGGGTCCGCTCCTCGGCGACGCCGTTGCTCGTGACGTGATGGGCGATGCCGCACCCGAACTAGCGCCCTTCGCTATGCCCGCTGAATCCGTCTCATAG
- a CDS encoding IclR family transcriptional regulator: MESTFASEPNAKSRSAVQSISRGFAVLEAVVAHDLPVGVTELARQCDLPVGTIHRLVQSLYELGYVDKDESSKYFAGPRLTKLTGTRQKTVAAIAQPYLDRIAQELGETVAVGTLKGGFVVGIARTPGTRSIRIHTSIGVPSHPHASALGKLLLGTMPVEQVHHILDHTHMPRFTPATITDRPTLLDAIATAQERGYAVNEGEQEEGMRCVAVAITYDLAPIGFSLSAPTLRMPDDVLTTTVDTLRKAAVALADDLRGVRYLTSHD; this comes from the coding sequence GTGGAGAGCACGTTTGCCTCAGAGCCAAACGCTAAATCGCGCAGTGCTGTGCAGTCCATTAGTCGCGGTTTCGCCGTGCTCGAAGCGGTTGTCGCTCATGACCTGCCTGTCGGCGTGACAGAGCTCGCCCGTCAGTGTGACCTCCCCGTCGGAACCATTCACCGCTTGGTGCAGTCACTGTACGAGCTGGGATATGTGGACAAAGACGAAAGCAGCAAGTACTTCGCCGGACCACGGTTGACCAAACTGACCGGAACGCGTCAGAAAACTGTCGCCGCGATCGCTCAACCCTATTTGGATCGCATTGCGCAAGAGCTCGGTGAGACTGTTGCCGTCGGCACCCTCAAGGGCGGCTTCGTCGTCGGTATTGCCCGCACTCCGGGCACCCGATCGATTCGCATTCACACCAGTATTGGGGTGCCCTCGCATCCACATGCCTCAGCGTTAGGCAAGCTCCTGCTCGGCACCATGCCGGTCGAACAGGTGCACCACATTCTTGACCACACGCATATGCCACGTTTCACTCCAGCGACGATCACTGACCGTCCCACTTTGCTGGATGCGATCGCAACAGCACAGGAGCGCGGTTATGCGGTAAACGAAGGCGAGCAGGAAGAGGGCATGCGTTGCGTTGCGGTAGCAATTACTTACGACTTGGCACCCATCGGTTTTTCTCTCTCTGCTCCCACCCTTCGTATGCCTGACGACGTCTTAACGACGACCGTCGACACTCTCCGCAAGGCCGCCGTTGCACTCGCAGACGATCTGCGCGGAGTCCGCTACCTCACATCCCACGACTAG
- a CDS encoding ABC transporter substrate-binding protein has protein sequence MKKALKAIAVVGAAALLLTGCVPGTGSDGNAGGDSGATKDTLVFAQTVDPRNLDPQNALQTSADRINRNVYDRLFTRNDKSEIVPQLVTEYQQVDDTTWTMSIRDDATFHDGTALTAADVEFTLDRLKDPALLESRWYSQITEVTATGEFDIEITTDGPMPTLLAALSKSGADIMPAAYIEEHGIEEFIKSPIGSGPYKFVEWRRDDRVVLERNDDYWGGTPKWASVEVRTIPENSTRVSELLTGGVDIATDIPVVDWERVGSGETTMAFGETSRTMMLMLRVNEPHATQDVRLREAIDLAIDKQAIVDTLFNGNAVPVRTRAPHGIVFGGDPDLYNTSLYDLDRAKELVAEVVAEGGDVELHYSASRGSYPMDAELAEMVSAMLTEAGFTVNLEILEGGAFGDIYSDYSSQEVYQVALADGLLDASYALQGYATELGMPRLGYSNAKVDELLAAANRTLDSAEREDLYAQVQKIIAEEDRPQVMLYLQPSAYGVNAGLKFSPRADDGVVFDAVELTK, from the coding sequence ATGAAAAAGGCTCTCAAAGCGATTGCCGTCGTTGGCGCGGCAGCGCTCCTCCTGACCGGTTGCGTCCCCGGCACCGGATCTGACGGAAACGCTGGCGGCGACTCCGGTGCGACCAAGGACACGCTGGTGTTCGCGCAGACCGTCGACCCCCGCAACCTGGACCCGCAGAACGCACTGCAGACCTCTGCAGATCGCATCAACCGCAACGTCTACGACCGTCTATTCACCCGCAACGACAAATCAGAGATCGTTCCCCAACTCGTCACTGAGTACCAGCAGGTCGACGACACAACGTGGACGATGTCGATTCGCGACGACGCGACGTTCCACGATGGCACCGCGCTGACAGCGGCCGACGTCGAGTTTACGCTTGACCGCCTCAAGGATCCGGCGCTCCTCGAATCGCGTTGGTACTCGCAGATCACCGAGGTGACAGCGACGGGCGAGTTCGACATCGAGATCACGACCGATGGCCCTATGCCGACGCTGTTGGCAGCGCTGTCGAAGAGCGGTGCCGACATCATGCCGGCCGCCTACATCGAAGAGCACGGCATCGAAGAGTTCATCAAGTCGCCGATCGGCTCGGGTCCGTACAAGTTCGTCGAGTGGCGACGCGACGACCGCGTCGTACTCGAGCGCAACGACGACTATTGGGGTGGCACCCCGAAATGGGCTTCCGTTGAGGTTCGTACCATTCCCGAGAACTCGACGCGCGTGTCGGAGCTGCTGACCGGTGGCGTTGACATTGCGACCGATATTCCCGTCGTCGACTGGGAGCGTGTCGGCTCGGGCGAAACCACTATGGCCTTCGGTGAGACGTCGCGCACGATGATGCTTATGCTGCGCGTCAACGAGCCTCACGCAACCCAAGACGTGCGCTTGCGCGAGGCCATCGACCTCGCGATCGACAAGCAGGCCATTGTTGACACCCTCTTCAACGGAAACGCGGTTCCGGTGCGTACGCGCGCCCCGCACGGAATTGTTTTCGGAGGCGACCCCGACCTGTACAACACGTCGCTGTATGACCTCGATCGTGCCAAGGAGCTCGTAGCCGAGGTTGTCGCTGAAGGCGGCGATGTCGAACTCCACTACAGCGCCTCGCGCGGTAGCTACCCCATGGATGCAGAACTGGCCGAGATGGTCAGCGCGATGCTGACTGAGGCTGGCTTCACTGTCAACCTCGAGATTCTTGAAGGCGGCGCTTTCGGAGACATCTACAGCGACTACTCCAGCCAGGAGGTCTACCAGGTTGCCCTGGCCGACGGTTTGCTCGACGCATCCTACGCGCTCCAGGGCTATGCGACCGAGCTGGGCATGCCCCGCCTCGGGTACAGCAACGCAAAGGTTGATGAACTCCTGGCTGCGGCCAACCGCACGTTGGACAGTGCCGAGCGCGAAGACCTTTACGCGCAGGTGCAGAAGATCATCGCTGAGGAAGACCGCCCGCAGGTCATGTTGTATCTGCAGCCCTCGGCCTACGGCGTGAATGCCGGCCTGAAGTTCTCGCCGCGTGCAGACGATGGTGTGGTGTTCGACGCGGTCGAACTGACAAAGTGA
- a CDS encoding ATP-binding cassette domain-containing protein encodes MSELKNAAAVSVTGLSKTFQIPEGFFGKKRDFQAVRDVNFTVPPATTLGIIGESGSGKTSVARMIAGLLAPTTGDITVAGAPVFDAKGRTTVAGRTAAQMVFQDPYSALNPRMRVRSILAEPLTVSPRESRQAIDARVTELIDQVGLATSALDKFPHEFSGGQRQRLVIARALARKPPVLVCDEPVSALDVSIQSQILNLLKELQEELGLTYVFIGHGLESVYFMSDTISVMYKGEVVEHGTADEILHHPTHQYTKQLIESSRAQPFKERDGVKTA; translated from the coding sequence ATGAGTGAGCTGAAGAACGCCGCGGCAGTATCCGTCACCGGGCTGTCCAAGACCTTCCAGATTCCCGAGGGATTCTTCGGGAAGAAGCGTGACTTCCAAGCCGTGCGCGACGTGAACTTCACCGTTCCGCCCGCGACAACACTGGGGATCATTGGCGAATCAGGGTCAGGTAAGACGAGCGTCGCGCGCATGATCGCCGGATTGCTCGCACCGACCACCGGTGACATTACTGTCGCGGGCGCCCCGGTCTTTGACGCCAAGGGGCGTACGACCGTCGCGGGGCGAACAGCCGCACAGATGGTTTTCCAAGACCCCTATTCGGCGTTGAACCCGCGCATGCGGGTGAGGTCGATCCTGGCCGAACCGCTCACGGTTTCGCCACGTGAATCTCGACAGGCTATCGACGCACGCGTCACCGAACTGATCGATCAGGTCGGCTTGGCCACCTCCGCACTAGACAAATTTCCGCACGAATTTTCCGGTGGTCAGCGCCAGCGATTGGTTATCGCACGCGCGCTGGCGCGAAAACCACCTGTCCTGGTGTGCGACGAACCGGTTTCTGCTCTGGACGTATCGATTCAGAGTCAGATTCTGAACCTGCTGAAAGAACTGCAGGAAGAACTTGGCCTGACCTATGTGTTCATCGGTCACGGACTGGAAAGCGTCTATTTCATGAGCGACACAATCAGCGTCATGTACAAGGGCGAGGTCGTCGAACACGGCACCGCAGACGAGATCTTGCATCACCCCACTCACCAGTACACGAAGCAGCTCATTGAGTCGTCTCGTGCACAGCCCTTCAAAGAACGCGACGGCGTGAAGACAGCATGA